Proteins from a genomic interval of Kaistia defluvii:
- a CDS encoding sugar ABC transporter ATP-binding protein, with amino-acid sequence MTDPQPLLKMTGIAKSFPGVKALDGVDLEVAPAEIHALLGENGAGKSTLLKILAGAQSPDRGTIQFAGQDVTLGTPQDAQKLGIVTIYQEFTLAPDMTIAENVFIGREPGPRFFINWPKMEAETLKLIRRIGLERSPMTLVRDLSVAEQQMVEIARALSMQSRVIIMDEPTSALSSAEVEKLFRIVRQLKSEGISIIFVTHRLEEVIEICDRLTVLRDGRNVGAGKVSETTIDGIIRLMVGREVNALYAHREAGEVGPIALAVEGLTRLRTAHDPHATELKDVSLHVRRGEILGIAGLVGAGRTEMARAIFGADPFDSGRVLIDGEPVDIRSPRDAIRRGIGLVPEDRKQQALFLAQAIRTNLSIAALDRIGRFGLFVDERKERDMVEEYRKLLNIRMASGDQAVGNLSGGNQQKVVLARWLALRPKVLIVDEPTRGIDIGAKVEVHNLLFEMAKSGIAVIAISSELPEVLAVADRIVTMREGRVTGETMRADATQEKLMTMMTLSAASRAA; translated from the coding sequence ATGACCGATCCGCAACCCCTCCTGAAGATGACCGGCATCGCCAAGAGCTTTCCGGGCGTCAAGGCGCTCGACGGCGTCGATCTCGAGGTCGCGCCCGCCGAGATCCACGCGCTGCTGGGCGAGAACGGCGCCGGCAAGTCGACGCTGCTGAAGATCCTCGCCGGCGCCCAGTCGCCCGATCGCGGCACCATCCAGTTCGCTGGCCAGGACGTCACGCTCGGCACGCCGCAGGACGCCCAGAAGCTCGGCATCGTCACGATCTATCAGGAGTTCACGCTCGCACCCGACATGACGATCGCGGAGAATGTCTTCATCGGCCGCGAGCCGGGCCCGCGCTTCTTCATCAACTGGCCGAAGATGGAAGCGGAGACGCTGAAGCTGATCCGCCGCATCGGCCTCGAGCGCAGCCCGATGACCCTGGTGCGCGATCTCTCGGTCGCCGAGCAGCAGATGGTCGAGATCGCCCGCGCACTCTCGATGCAGTCGCGCGTCATCATCATGGACGAGCCGACCTCGGCGCTCAGCTCGGCTGAGGTCGAGAAGCTGTTCCGCATCGTGCGCCAGCTCAAGTCCGAAGGCATTTCGATCATCTTCGTGACCCATCGCCTGGAGGAGGTGATCGAGATCTGCGATCGCCTGACCGTGCTGCGCGACGGCCGCAATGTCGGCGCCGGCAAGGTCAGCGAGACGACGATCGACGGCATCATCCGCCTGATGGTCGGCCGCGAGGTCAATGCGCTCTATGCCCATCGCGAGGCAGGCGAGGTGGGCCCCATCGCGCTGGCCGTCGAGGGGCTGACCCGGCTGCGCACGGCGCATGACCCGCACGCGACCGAACTGAAGGATGTTTCGCTGCATGTGCGCCGCGGCGAGATCCTCGGTATTGCCGGTCTCGTCGGCGCCGGGCGAACCGAGATGGCCCGCGCCATCTTCGGCGCCGACCCGTTCGATTCCGGCCGCGTGCTGATCGACGGCGAGCCCGTGGACATCCGCTCGCCGCGCGACGCGATCCGCCGCGGCATCGGCCTGGTGCCGGAAGACCGCAAGCAGCAGGCGCTGTTCCTGGCGCAGGCCATCCGCACCAATCTCTCCATTGCCGCCCTCGACCGTATCGGCCGCTTCGGCCTGTTCGTCGACGAGCGCAAGGAGCGCGACATGGTCGAGGAATATCGCAAGCTGCTGAACATCCGCATGGCAAGCGGCGACCAGGCCGTCGGCAACCTTTCGGGCGGCAACCAGCAGAAGGTGGTTCTCGCCCGCTGGCTGGCGCTGCGGCCCAAGGTTCTGATCGTCGACGAGCCGACGCGCGGCATCGACATCGGCGCCAAGGTCGAGGTGCACAATCTGCTTTTCGAAATGGCGAAATCCGGCATCGCCGTCATCGCCATTTCCTCCGAACTTCCCGAGGT
- a CDS encoding substrate-binding domain-containing protein, producing MSNFTRSLLAAGAISLAAMSTAPAPAVAQEKVEILTSVPGLTFPFFVHMMNAFKAEAEKQGVTAIESDGQVSSPKQTADVEAAIARGVKGIVISPNEVDAMAPALQQAVEAGIPVVTVDRRVAQVEGILAHIGADNVKGGEAQAELIMKLYPNGANIVNLQGQSGASPAIDRNKGLHNVLDKAADKYKIVFEQTAGFDRAKGLSVTEAALSALKEAPQVIVAANDDMALGAMEAVKGRNMSGIAIIGFDALPEALGQVRDGGLTATIEQFPGKQSAMGVDTLVAFIKDGKKPAEAVTLLTPVAITKDNLNIAERLGELK from the coding sequence ATGTCGAATTTCACACGGTCCTTGCTCGCCGCCGGCGCGATTTCGCTCGCTGCGATGTCCACTGCACCGGCACCCGCCGTTGCCCAGGAAAAGGTCGAGATCCTGACCTCGGTCCCGGGCCTCACGTTCCCGTTCTTCGTTCACATGATGAACGCCTTCAAGGCTGAGGCCGAGAAGCAGGGCGTCACCGCGATCGAGAGCGACGGCCAGGTTTCCTCGCCCAAGCAGACCGCCGACGTCGAGGCCGCCATCGCGCGCGGCGTGAAGGGCATCGTCATCAGCCCGAACGAAGTCGACGCCATGGCGCCGGCCCTGCAGCAGGCCGTCGAGGCAGGCATCCCGGTCGTCACCGTGGATCGTCGCGTCGCGCAGGTCGAGGGCATCCTCGCCCATATCGGCGCCGACAACGTCAAGGGCGGCGAGGCCCAGGCCGAGCTGATCATGAAGCTCTACCCGAATGGCGCGAACATCGTGAACCTGCAGGGCCAGTCGGGCGCCTCGCCGGCCATCGACCGCAACAAGGGCCTGCACAACGTTCTCGATAAGGCTGCCGACAAGTACAAGATCGTGTTCGAGCAGACCGCCGGCTTCGACCGCGCCAAGGGCCTTTCGGTGACGGAAGCCGCCCTTTCGGCGCTGAAGGAAGCCCCGCAGGTGATCGTTGCTGCCAATGACGACATGGCACTGGGCGCCATGGAAGCGGTCAAGGGCCGCAACATGTCGGGTATCGCGATCATCGGTTTCGACGCGCTTCCCGAAGCGCTCGGCCAGGTGCGCGACGGTGGCCTGACGGCCACCATCGAGCAGTTCCCGGGCAAGCAGAGCGCCATGGGCGTCGACACGCTCGTCGCCTTCATCAAGGACGGCAAGAAGCCGGCCGAGGCCGTGACCCTGCTGACGCCGGTCGCGATCACCAAGGACAACCTCAACATCGCCGAGCGTCTCGGCGAACTGAAGTAG
- a CDS encoding aminoglycoside phosphotransferase family protein, whose product MQAQRQDFESYLRLWSLAPDGDVIVTHTSRLLPVRRDGVPLMLKLSHASEERYGGQLMLWWDGEGAVRILEHDDDALLMERATGPRSVSDMARSGEDDAASLIICEVARRLHAPRPGSAPAATSLDLWFRDLFPAADRHGGVLVAAAETARALLGDPRDIRVLHGDLHHGNVLDGGARGFLAIDPKRLLGERSFDFANLFCNPDAAVATRPGRLTRQAGIVAEAAGLDRERLMRWILAYAGLSAAWHLDDGTDPALALAVAGIAKRDIEGG is encoded by the coding sequence ATGCAGGCACAGAGGCAGGACTTCGAGAGTTATCTGCGGCTTTGGTCGCTCGCCCCGGATGGTGACGTGATCGTGACCCATACCAGCCGTCTTCTTCCCGTTCGTCGGGACGGCGTTCCGCTGATGCTGAAACTCTCGCATGCCTCGGAAGAACGCTATGGCGGACAACTGATGCTGTGGTGGGACGGGGAAGGCGCGGTGCGCATCCTCGAACACGATGACGATGCCCTCCTGATGGAGCGCGCCACCGGACCGCGTTCGGTTTCCGACATGGCGCGGTCCGGCGAGGATGATGCAGCGAGCCTCATCATTTGCGAGGTTGCACGGCGGTTGCATGCGCCGCGACCCGGCAGCGCGCCAGCGGCAACATCGCTCGATCTCTGGTTCCGGGATCTCTTTCCGGCAGCCGATCGGCATGGCGGTGTCCTGGTCGCGGCCGCCGAAACGGCACGAGCGCTGCTGGGGGATCCGCGCGATATCCGCGTTCTGCATGGCGACCTGCATCACGGCAATGTCCTGGATGGCGGGGCGCGCGGCTTTCTCGCCATTGACCCGAAGCGCCTGCTTGGCGAGCGCAGCTTCGATTTCGCCAACCTCTTCTGCAATCCGGACGCGGCGGTAGCGACCCGGCCCGGCAGACTCACCCGGCAGGCGGGGATCGTCGCGGAGGCGGCCGGTCTCGACCGTGAGCGGCTGATGCGGTGGATCCTTGCCTATGCCGGCCTTTCGGCTGCCTGGCATCTGGACGATGGCACCGACCCGGCTTTGGCGCTCGCCGTCGCCGGAATCGCCAAGCGGGATATTGAGGGCGGGTAG
- a CDS encoding TIGR00730 family Rossman fold protein, which translates to MTDTKPNSPQMESPSYRLPALDQDFLLSDSMRGVRFLLEYAKAEMALRQWGVRSTIVVFGSARIGEGGEGHHANWYDQARAVGRIVSERGGALVTNGTFRDNVIATGGGPGIMAAANRGAADVGAPSIGFNITLPHEQEPNAYSTPELTFRFHYFAMRKMHLAMRANALIVFPGGFGTFDEMFELLTLRQTGKAPPIPIVLFDSAYWKRVINFEALIEEGMIARKDLDLFVYAETAEEVWQKLTDAGVGLHAGEQASDGP; encoded by the coding sequence ATGACCGATACCAAGCCCAATTCCCCGCAGATGGAATCCCCCTCCTACCGCCTTCCCGCGCTCGACCAGGATTTCCTGCTCAGCGATTCCATGCGCGGCGTGCGGTTCTTGCTCGAATATGCCAAGGCCGAGATGGCGCTGCGCCAGTGGGGCGTTCGCTCCACCATCGTCGTCTTCGGCAGCGCCCGCATCGGCGAAGGCGGCGAGGGCCATCATGCGAACTGGTATGATCAGGCGCGCGCCGTCGGCCGCATCGTGTCCGAACGCGGTGGCGCCCTGGTCACCAACGGCACGTTTCGCGACAATGTCATCGCGACCGGCGGCGGCCCGGGCATCATGGCGGCGGCCAATCGCGGCGCGGCCGATGTCGGCGCGCCCTCGATCGGCTTCAACATCACCCTGCCGCACGAGCAGGAGCCCAACGCCTATTCGACGCCGGAACTGACCTTCCGCTTCCACTATTTCGCGATGCGCAAGATGCATCTCGCCATGCGCGCCAACGCGCTGATCGTCTTTCCGGGCGGCTTCGGCACCTTCGACGAGATGTTCGAACTGCTGACGCTGCGCCAGACCGGCAAGGCGCCGCCGATCCCGATCGTGCTGTTCGACAGCGCCTACTGGAAGCGGGTGATCAATTTCGAGGCGCTGATCGAAGAAGGCATGATCGCGCGCAAGGACCTCGACCTGTTCGTCTATGCCGAGACGGCGGAAGAGGTCTGGCAGAAGCTGACCGACGCCGGCGTCGGACTGCATGCGGGAGAACAGGCGAGCGACGGTCCCTAG
- a CDS encoding LysE family translocator, whose translation MTPLAALFAILGALLVGAISPGPSFVFVVRTAVAQSRADGLAAAVGMGVGAALFGALALLGLRTLMTEAAGLYTALKIAGGIYLLYLAYRIWRGAREPVEVVRNGTGTRSNLGRSFGLALATQMSNPKIVAVFGAVFAALLPAERPLWLDLALPALIFVQETGWYALVALAFSSSRPRALYLGAKLWIDRFAGAVIGALGIRLILDAR comes from the coding sequence ATGACGCCGCTCGCCGCGCTCTTCGCCATCCTCGGCGCCCTTCTGGTCGGTGCGATCAGCCCGGGGCCGAGCTTCGTCTTCGTGGTGCGCACTGCGGTCGCCCAGTCGCGCGCCGACGGGCTGGCGGCAGCGGTCGGCATGGGTGTCGGCGCGGCGTTGTTCGGCGCGTTGGCTCTGCTCGGCCTACGCACGCTGATGACCGAAGCCGCCGGTCTCTACACCGCGCTGAAGATCGCCGGCGGCATTTACCTGCTCTATCTCGCCTACCGGATCTGGCGCGGCGCCCGGGAGCCGGTCGAGGTCGTCCGCAACGGAACCGGGACCCGTTCCAATCTCGGCAGATCCTTCGGCCTGGCGCTGGCTACCCAGATGAGCAATCCAAAGATCGTCGCCGTCTTCGGCGCCGTTTTCGCAGCCCTCCTCCCGGCCGAGCGCCCGCTCTGGCTCGACCTCGCTCTGCCGGCGCTGATCTTCGTGCAGGAGACGGGCTGGTATGCCCTCGTCGCCCTCGCCTTCTCCTCGTCGCGGCCGCGCGCCCTCTATCTCGGCGCCAAGCTCTGGATCGATCGTTTCGCCGGGGCCGTCATCGGCGCGCTCGGCATCCGCCTGATCCTCGATGCGCGTTAA
- a CDS encoding winged helix DNA-binding domain-containing protein, giving the protein MAADAALILTTRALNRALLARQMLLERVAMPAEAAIETLIGLQSQIPGNPYTALWSRLEGFRPEEVSDLTAARKLVRIALMRGTLHLVTVADAVALRPVVQKVFERTMTPGSAYGRALASVDIAELVAAGERLLEEKPHSNKELEAVLAPRFPGVDGHALSHAVRAMLPLVQVTPRGLWRQGGLAISTTLESWTGQATTTDDRPEAMIRRYLAVFGPASVQDVQAWSGLTKLAGAVASLRDELSEFRDEAGQVLYDLPDAPRPSEDTAAPPRFLPDYDNVMLGHAERSRIVHDDHRSHFTKENGLIPAFLVDGFAGGSWRIDRERGRATLRITPLIPLKNRDRKALEREAEALLAFQEPDAKTREIVFADAP; this is encoded by the coding sequence ATGGCCGCCGACGCCGCTCTCATTCTCACGACAAGGGCGCTAAACCGCGCCCTGCTCGCCCGCCAGATGCTGCTGGAGCGGGTGGCGATGCCGGCCGAGGCGGCGATCGAAACGCTGATCGGCCTGCAATCGCAGATCCCGGGCAATCCCTACACCGCGCTCTGGTCCCGCCTGGAAGGGTTCCGCCCGGAAGAGGTTTCGGATCTCACCGCCGCGCGAAAGCTGGTGCGGATCGCCCTGATGCGCGGCACGCTCCATCTCGTGACGGTTGCCGATGCGGTCGCCCTGCGCCCCGTTGTGCAGAAGGTTTTCGAGCGCACGATGACCCCGGGCAGCGCCTATGGACGCGCGCTGGCCTCGGTCGACATCGCAGAACTGGTGGCAGCCGGCGAACGGCTTCTTGAGGAAAAGCCACACTCCAACAAGGAGTTGGAGGCCGTACTTGCGCCAAGGTTTCCTGGCGTCGATGGCCACGCGCTGTCGCATGCGGTGCGGGCGATGCTGCCGCTGGTGCAGGTGACGCCGCGCGGCCTCTGGCGGCAGGGCGGCCTGGCGATTTCGACGACACTCGAGAGCTGGACGGGTCAGGCGACCACCACGGACGACCGACCGGAAGCCATGATCCGGCGCTATCTGGCCGTCTTCGGCCCGGCATCGGTCCAAGATGTGCAGGCCTGGTCAGGGCTGACAAAGCTGGCCGGCGCGGTTGCGTCCCTGAGAGACGAACTGTCTGAATTCCGCGACGAGGCCGGACAGGTTCTGTACGACCTTCCCGACGCGCCGAGACCGTCCGAAGACACCGCCGCGCCGCCGCGTTTCCTGCCCGACTATGACAATGTGATGCTGGGTCACGCCGAGCGAAGCCGGATCGTCCATGACGACCATCGCAGTCATTTTACGAAGGAAAACGGGCTGATACCGGCGTTTCTTGTCGACGGTTTCGCCGGAGGAAGCTGGCGGATCGACCGCGAGCGCGGCCGTGCGACGCTGCGGATCACGCCGCTCATCCCGCTCAAAAATCGGGATCGCAAGGCCCTGGAGCGCGAGGCCGAAGCCCTGCTGGCGTTCCAGGAACCGGACGCCAAGACGCGCGAAATTGTCTTCGCCGACGCGCCCTGA
- a CDS encoding SulP family inorganic anion transporter, with protein sequence MINMTSIRRDWFSNLRGDILSGMVVALALIPEAIGFSVIAGVDPKIGLYASVVIACVIAFTGGRTAMISAATAATAVLMGGLVRDHGIQYLFAATILMGVFQVLAAVLRLGRLMRFVSQSVMTGFVNALAVLIFMAQLPELVNVPTATYGLIALGLAIIYLLPRVTRAVPSPLVAIVVVTAVAVIFKIDVRTVAHLGELPSALPTFGVPDVPFTLETLRILLPVSLTLAAVGLLESLLTAQLLDDMTDTRSNKNRECAGQGIANMASALFGGMGGCAMIGQSVINVSSGARGRLSTLVAGSFLLVLLVALQDLLAIVPVAALTAVMIMVSINTFNWRSVVKLRNNPWQSSVVMLATVATVFATHDLAKGVLVGVLLSGVFFAGKVARLSRVTSTLSDDGRTRTYRVEGQVFFASAGTFGESIDLQEDVERIVIDVHSAHFWDISAVSALDKVVLKARSRGRIVEVIGLNEASATMVERFGQHDKDGTVSAPIH encoded by the coding sequence ATGATCAACATGACCTCCATCCGTCGCGATTGGTTTTCGAACCTGCGCGGCGACATCCTGTCCGGCATGGTCGTTGCGCTGGCGCTGATCCCCGAGGCGATCGGCTTTTCGGTCATCGCCGGCGTCGATCCCAAGATCGGGCTCTACGCCTCGGTGGTGATTGCCTGCGTCATCGCCTTTACCGGCGGCCGGACCGCGATGATTTCGGCCGCGACGGCGGCGACCGCCGTGCTGATGGGCGGCCTCGTCCGCGATCACGGCATCCAGTATCTGTTCGCGGCCACCATCCTGATGGGTGTGTTCCAGGTTCTGGCCGCCGTGCTCCGCCTTGGCCGGCTGATGCGCTTCGTGTCGCAATCGGTGATGACCGGTTTCGTCAACGCATTGGCCGTGCTGATCTTCATGGCGCAGCTGCCGGAACTCGTGAACGTTCCGACCGCTACCTATGGTCTGATCGCGCTCGGCCTTGCCATCATCTATCTGCTGCCGCGGGTGACCCGGGCCGTACCGTCGCCGCTGGTGGCGATTGTCGTCGTCACTGCCGTCGCCGTGATCTTCAAGATCGATGTGCGCACCGTCGCTCATCTCGGCGAACTGCCGTCCGCGCTGCCCACCTTCGGCGTGCCGGACGTGCCCTTCACGCTGGAGACACTGCGCATCCTGCTGCCCGTGTCGCTGACGCTGGCGGCGGTAGGCCTGCTGGAATCGCTGCTCACGGCGCAATTGCTCGACGACATGACCGATACGCGCAGCAACAAGAACCGCGAATGCGCCGGGCAGGGCATCGCCAACATGGCTTCGGCGCTGTTCGGCGGCATGGGCGGCTGCGCGATGATCGGCCAGTCGGTGATTAACGTTTCGTCGGGGGCGAGGGGACGTCTCTCCACGCTGGTCGCGGGCTCGTTCCTGCTTGTCCTGCTGGTCGCGCTGCAGGACCTGCTGGCGATCGTCCCGGTCGCGGCGCTCACCGCCGTCATGATCATGGTTTCGATCAACACGTTCAACTGGCGCTCGGTCGTCAAGCTGCGCAACAATCCGTGGCAATCCTCCGTAGTGATGCTGGCGACGGTCGCGACCGTGTTCGCGACGCATGATCTCGCCAAGGGCGTTCTGGTCGGTGTGCTGCTGTCCGGCGTCTTCTTCGCCGGCAAGGTGGCGCGTCTCAGCCGCGTCACCTCGACGCTCTCCGACGACGGACGGACCCGGACCTACCGTGTCGAAGGCCAGGTATTCTTCGCTTCCGCCGGCACGTTCGGGGAATCGATCGACCTGCAGGAAGATGTCGAACGCATCGTCATCGACGTCCATTCGGCCCATTTCTGGGACATTTCCGCCGTGTCGGCGCTCGACAAGGTCGTGCTAAAGGCGCGGTCGCGCGGGCGCATCGTCGAGGTGATCGGCCTCAACGAGGCGAGCGCCACCATGGTCGAACGCTTTGGCCAGCACGATAAGGACGGAACTGTTTCGGCTCCGATCCATTGA
- a CDS encoding VOC family protein — MASRFVWYELMTTDTASARLFYGSVVGWGTRDASQPGMTYTLFTVGESPVAGLMDLPEQARQMGSPPSWLGYISVADVDAAAAKTARLGGAVHVQPADIPQVGRFAVVSDPQKCVITLFSPLPMPSPPQDPAPGTPGYVGWHELCATDWQKAFEFYAAMFGWQKGEPVDMGEMGIYQLFTTAGGSMPIGGMFNKPPSMPMPFWLFYFNVDDIDAALTRVQNGGGKLLNGPMQVPGGDWIVQCLDPQGAMFALLGKRA; from the coding sequence CTGGCTAGCCGTTTCGTCTGGTACGAGCTCATGACGACCGACACCGCAAGTGCCCGGCTGTTCTATGGCTCGGTCGTCGGCTGGGGCACGCGCGATGCATCGCAGCCCGGCATGACCTACACGCTCTTCACCGTTGGCGAGAGCCCTGTCGCCGGGCTGATGGATCTGCCGGAGCAAGCCCGGCAGATGGGCTCGCCGCCGAGCTGGCTCGGCTATATCTCGGTCGCCGACGTGGATGCCGCCGCCGCCAAGACCGCGCGCCTCGGTGGCGCCGTGCATGTGCAGCCGGCGGATATTCCGCAAGTCGGGCGCTTCGCCGTCGTCTCCGATCCGCAGAAATGCGTCATTACCCTGTTCAGCCCGCTGCCGATGCCCTCGCCGCCGCAGGATCCTGCGCCGGGCACGCCGGGCTATGTCGGCTGGCACGAACTCTGCGCCACGGACTGGCAAAAGGCGTTCGAGTTCTATGCGGCCATGTTCGGCTGGCAGAAGGGCGAGCCGGTGGACATGGGCGAGATGGGAATCTACCAGCTCTTCACCACCGCCGGAGGATCGATGCCGATCGGCGGCATGTTCAACAAGCCGCCCTCCATGCCCATGCCGTTCTGGCTGTTCTACTTCAACGTCGACGACATCGACGCCGCGCTCACCCGGGTCCAAAACGGCGGCGGCAAGCTGCTCAATGGGCCCATGCAGGTGCCAGGCGGCGACTGGATCGTGCAATGCCTGGATCCGCAAGGCGCGATGTTCGCGCTGCTGGGCAAGCGCGCCTGA
- a CDS encoding VOC family protein: MITIERLDHLVLTVASIERSCAFYETVLGMTREVFGADRVALRFGQQKINLHEVGHEFEPKARLATAGSADLCFLTGTSLAEVEAHFYRLGVAIELGPVLRAGAVGSILSLYIRDPDGNLIEISNPSRESGATG; encoded by the coding sequence ATGATCACGATCGAACGCCTGGATCACCTCGTCCTGACCGTGGCCAGCATCGAGCGAAGCTGCGCGTTCTATGAGACCGTACTCGGCATGACACGCGAGGTGTTTGGCGCCGACCGCGTGGCGCTTCGCTTCGGCCAGCAGAAGATCAACCTGCATGAGGTCGGCCACGAATTTGAGCCGAAGGCAAGGCTTGCGACGGCCGGGTCCGCCGACCTCTGTTTCCTGACCGGCACGTCGCTGGCGGAGGTCGAGGCGCATTTCTACCGGCTTGGCGTTGCCATCGAACTTGGTCCGGTCCTGCGCGCCGGCGCCGTCGGCAGCATCCTTTCGCTCTACATCCGCGACCCCGACGGCAATCTGATCGAGATCTCCAATCCAAGCCGCGAATCCGGCGCCACGGGCTGA
- a CDS encoding DUF2189 domain-containing protein, whose translation MPVVRRITVDDLWDALRLGWEDFAAMPTHAIFLVVIYPIVGLLIGRAVFGADILPLLFPLMAGFALLGPFAALGLYELSRRREQGLDVSLPKILEARHSPSIGAILMLGIGLGVVFFVWIAVANAIYIANFGYTPAASMPDFLHRVLTTRAGWTLILVGNGVGFLFALMVLTVSVVSFPLLLDRDVGLAPAILTSIRAVLANPGVMALWGLIVAVSLAIGSIPLFFGLAVVMPVLGHATWHLYRKVVV comes from the coding sequence ATGCCTGTCGTCCGCAGGATTACGGTAGACGACCTCTGGGACGCCCTGCGGCTCGGCTGGGAAGACTTTGCCGCCATGCCGACCCACGCCATCTTCCTGGTCGTGATCTACCCCATCGTTGGCCTGCTGATCGGTCGCGCCGTCTTTGGCGCCGATATTCTCCCCCTGCTGTTTCCGCTCATGGCCGGCTTCGCCCTGCTCGGGCCTTTCGCGGCGCTCGGCCTCTACGAATTGTCCCGCCGCCGCGAACAGGGCCTGGACGTGTCGCTGCCAAAGATCCTGGAAGCGCGCCATTCGCCGTCGATCGGCGCGATCCTGATGCTCGGCATCGGGCTTGGAGTGGTGTTCTTCGTCTGGATCGCCGTTGCCAACGCGATCTACATCGCGAATTTCGGCTACACGCCGGCAGCCTCGATGCCGGATTTCCTGCACCGCGTGCTGACGACCCGGGCCGGCTGGACGCTCATTCTCGTCGGCAACGGCGTCGGCTTCCTGTTCGCCTTGATGGTGCTCACCGTCAGCGTCGTCTCGTTCCCGTTGCTGCTCGATCGCGATGTCGGCCTCGCCCCGGCGATCCTGACCTCGATCCGCGCCGTTCTGGCCAATCCGGGTGTCATGGCGCTCTGGGGCCTGATCGTCGCCGTCTCCCTGGCGATCGGTTCGATCCCGCTATTCTTCGGCCTGGCGGTCGTCATGCCGGTACTGGGTCACGCGACCTGGCATCTCTATCGCAAGGTCGTCGTCTAG
- a CDS encoding DUF1127 domain-containing protein, which translates to MATNILASYKNWRKYRETYSELMRLTSRELNDLGINRGDITQIAKQSAGY; encoded by the coding sequence GTGGCTACGAACATCCTCGCTTCCTACAAGAACTGGCGCAAGTACCGCGAGACCTACAGCGAGTTGATGCGCCTGACGTCCCGCGAGCTCAATGACCTTGGAATCAATCGCGGCGACATCACGCAGATTGCCAAGCAGTCGGCCGGTTACTAA